The following coding sequences are from one Paramormyrops kingsleyae isolate MSU_618 chromosome 21, PKINGS_0.4, whole genome shotgun sequence window:
- the ccl25a gene encoding C-C motif chemokine 25, which produces MRFSTLFFILLLAFLCLTLAQGAYEDCCLRYVAPVKRSTKRTVVKYKRQEVDGGCNIPAIVFITKRDRAFCANPKEQWVKKLMISVDKLARKGPKKNI; this is translated from the exons ATGCGATTCAGTACCCTGTTCTTCATCCTCCTCCTGGCATTCCTCTGCCTCACGCTCGCCCAAG GAGCCTATGAGGACTGTTGTCTGAGGTATGTGGCACCAGTTAAGAGAAGCACCAAAAGGACGGTGGTGAAGTATAAGAGACAGGAGGTGGACGGTGGCTGCAACATCCCTGCCATCGT GTTCATCACGAAAAGAGATAGAGCCTTCTGTGCTAACCCAAAAGAGCAATGGGTTAAGAAGCTCATGATCTCCGTGGACAAACTGGCTCGAAAG GGACCCAAGAAGAATATCTAA
- the LOC111847580 gene encoding ran-binding protein 3-like isoform X2 yields the protein MADLANEEKPALAPPVFVFQKDKAQKRSADGSSAEDGEDSDKEDSGYCPPVKRERTSSLTQFPPSHSVSKNNVFMPSSFCQSPTGNSDSEPEEKTAGFRLKPPTLIHGQAPSAGVPSQKPKAPPRSVLRPALLQPPPLKSFTASDSSSGTNGLSNSSDAKADGWAPCNDAGDTERIAMETTKPPGTAATEDRGDKPSIESSFVFGQNLKERVKVDGTSQPPALDDPKQPSPASDSQSGATNYFLQYINTPSSQDSVADCDGGAKFVFGQNMSERVLSLPKGSDLAAEDGKEIPSVSEPPTQEAASENGGGAAGSLEASAAAYTKATAKRCLLEKVEVITGEEAESNVLQIQCKLFVFDKTSQSWVERGRGLLRLNDMASADDGTLQSRLVMRTQGSLRLILNTKLWPQMQVDKASEKSIRVTAMDTEDQGVKVFLISASSKDTGQLAAALHHRILALRSRAEQESESRPEVAEPQVPQSNEEDSEEDDVLIAPSSSTTPSAGTSEDGEAQVTGTT from the exons ATGGCGGACCTGGCGAACGAAG AGAAACCGGCTCTCGCCCCACCAGTGTTCGTGTTCCAGAAAGACAAAGCGCAGAAG AGATCTGCGGACGGCTCGAGCGCGGAGGATGGCGAAG ACTCTGACAAAGAGGACTCTGGCTACTGCCCCCCAGTGAAGAGGGAGAGGACATCATCCTTAACCCAGTTCCCCCCCTCGCACTCAG TCTCCAAGAACAACGTCTTCATGCCATCCAGCTTCTGTCAATCGCCCACCGGGAACTCGGACTCTGAACCCG AGGAGAAGACCGCTGGTTTCCGGTTGAAGCCGCCGACGCTGATTCACGGCCAGGCGCCGAGTgctg GTGTCCCCAGCCAGAAGCCCAAGGCGCCCCCCCGCAGCGTGCTCCGGCCCGCCCTGCTCCAGCCACCCCCGCTGAAGAGCTTCACGGCGTCCG ATTCCAGCAGCGGGACCAATGGTCTCAGCAATTCTTCAGACGCCAAAGCAGACGGATGGGCTCCCTGTAACGACGCTGGGGACACGGAGCGCATCGCCATGGAGACGACAAAGCCTCCg GGCACCGCTGCAACGGAGGATCGAGGGGACAAGCCATCCATAGAGTCCTCCTTCGTGTTTGGGCAAAACCTCAAAGAGAGGGTCAAG GTCGACGGGACCAGCCAGCCCCCAGCACTCGACGACCCCAAACAGCCTTCTCCAGCGTCAGACTCTCAGTCTGGGGCGACTAATTACTTTCTGCAGTATATCAACACCCCCAG ctcCCAGGACTCTGTGGCTGATTGCGACGGAGGGGCCAAGTTTGTCTTTGGGCAGAATATGTCTGAACGAGTCCTG AGTCTCCCTAAAGGCAGCGATCTGGCGGCAGAGGATGGCAAAGAGATCCCCTCCGTGTCCGAGCCCCCCACGCAGGAGGCCGCTTCCGAGAACG GCGGGGGTGCCGCGGGCAGCCTGGAGGCCTCGGCGGCGGCCTACACCAAGGCCACTGCCAAGAGGTGCCTGCTGGAGAAGGTGGAGGTCATCACTGGCGAGGAGGCGGAGAGCAACGTCCTGCAG ATACAGTGCAAGCTGTTTGTGTTTGACAAGACCTCCCAGTCCTGGGTGGagagggggcgtggcctgctGAGGCTGAACGACATGGCGTCCGCCGACGATGGGACGCTGCAGTCCAGACTGG TGATGCGAACACAAGGGAGCCTGCGGCTGATCCTCAACACCAAGCTGTGGCCCCAGATGCAGGTAGACAAAGCCAGTGAGAAGAGCATCCGCGTCACTGCTATGGACACCGAGGACCAGGGAGTCAAAGTCTTCCTCATATCg GCGAGCTCGAAGGACACCGGGCAGCTGGCTGCCGCCCTGCACCACCGCATCCTGGCTCTGCGCAGCCGGGCGGAGCAGGAGAGCGAGTCTCGCCCCGAGGTCGCCGAGCCCCAGGTGCCCCAGTCCAACGAGGAGGACAGCGAGGAGGACGACGTGCTGATTGCCCCCTCCTCCAGCACCACCCCTTCTGCTG GTACCTCGGAGGACGGCGAGGCCCAGGTGACGGGCACCACATAG
- the LOC111847580 gene encoding ran-binding protein 3-like isoform X1 encodes MADLANEEKPALAPPVFVFQKDKAQKRSADGSSAEDGEDSDKEDSGYCPPVKRERTSSLTQFPPSHSVSKNNVFMPSSFCQSPTGNSDSEPEEKTAGFRLKPPTLIHGQAPSAGVPSQKPKAPPRSVLRPALLQPPPLKSFTASGTDSSSGTNGLSNSSDAKADGWAPCNDAGDTERIAMETTKPPGTAATEDRGDKPSIESSFVFGQNLKERVKVDGTSQPPALDDPKQPSPASDSQSGATNYFLQYINTPSSQDSVADCDGGAKFVFGQNMSERVLSLPKGSDLAAEDGKEIPSVSEPPTQEAASENGGGAAGSLEASAAAYTKATAKRCLLEKVEVITGEEAESNVLQIQCKLFVFDKTSQSWVERGRGLLRLNDMASADDGTLQSRLVMRTQGSLRLILNTKLWPQMQVDKASEKSIRVTAMDTEDQGVKVFLISASSKDTGQLAAALHHRILALRSRAEQESESRPEVAEPQVPQSNEEDSEEDDVLIAPSSSTTPSAGTSEDGEAQVTGTT; translated from the exons ATGGCGGACCTGGCGAACGAAG AGAAACCGGCTCTCGCCCCACCAGTGTTCGTGTTCCAGAAAGACAAAGCGCAGAAG AGATCTGCGGACGGCTCGAGCGCGGAGGATGGCGAAG ACTCTGACAAAGAGGACTCTGGCTACTGCCCCCCAGTGAAGAGGGAGAGGACATCATCCTTAACCCAGTTCCCCCCCTCGCACTCAG TCTCCAAGAACAACGTCTTCATGCCATCCAGCTTCTGTCAATCGCCCACCGGGAACTCGGACTCTGAACCCG AGGAGAAGACCGCTGGTTTCCGGTTGAAGCCGCCGACGCTGATTCACGGCCAGGCGCCGAGTgctg GTGTCCCCAGCCAGAAGCCCAAGGCGCCCCCCCGCAGCGTGCTCCGGCCCGCCCTGCTCCAGCCACCCCCGCTGAAGAGCTTCACGGCGTCCG gTACAGATTCCAGCAGCGGGACCAATGGTCTCAGCAATTCTTCAGACGCCAAAGCAGACGGATGGGCTCCCTGTAACGACGCTGGGGACACGGAGCGCATCGCCATGGAGACGACAAAGCCTCCg GGCACCGCTGCAACGGAGGATCGAGGGGACAAGCCATCCATAGAGTCCTCCTTCGTGTTTGGGCAAAACCTCAAAGAGAGGGTCAAG GTCGACGGGACCAGCCAGCCCCCAGCACTCGACGACCCCAAACAGCCTTCTCCAGCGTCAGACTCTCAGTCTGGGGCGACTAATTACTTTCTGCAGTATATCAACACCCCCAG ctcCCAGGACTCTGTGGCTGATTGCGACGGAGGGGCCAAGTTTGTCTTTGGGCAGAATATGTCTGAACGAGTCCTG AGTCTCCCTAAAGGCAGCGATCTGGCGGCAGAGGATGGCAAAGAGATCCCCTCCGTGTCCGAGCCCCCCACGCAGGAGGCCGCTTCCGAGAACG GCGGGGGTGCCGCGGGCAGCCTGGAGGCCTCGGCGGCGGCCTACACCAAGGCCACTGCCAAGAGGTGCCTGCTGGAGAAGGTGGAGGTCATCACTGGCGAGGAGGCGGAGAGCAACGTCCTGCAG ATACAGTGCAAGCTGTTTGTGTTTGACAAGACCTCCCAGTCCTGGGTGGagagggggcgtggcctgctGAGGCTGAACGACATGGCGTCCGCCGACGATGGGACGCTGCAGTCCAGACTGG TGATGCGAACACAAGGGAGCCTGCGGCTGATCCTCAACACCAAGCTGTGGCCCCAGATGCAGGTAGACAAAGCCAGTGAGAAGAGCATCCGCGTCACTGCTATGGACACCGAGGACCAGGGAGTCAAAGTCTTCCTCATATCg GCGAGCTCGAAGGACACCGGGCAGCTGGCTGCCGCCCTGCACCACCGCATCCTGGCTCTGCGCAGCCGGGCGGAGCAGGAGAGCGAGTCTCGCCCCGAGGTCGCCGAGCCCCAGGTGCCCCAGTCCAACGAGGAGGACAGCGAGGAGGACGACGTGCTGATTGCCCCCTCCTCCAGCACCACCCCTTCTGCTG GTACCTCGGAGGACGGCGAGGCCCAGGTGACGGGCACCACATAG
- the LOC111847607 gene encoding neurturin, with protein sequence MRLWACAAIAFMFCGTALFDIFTRTTIPTGPKHLHSRAVHSPQRQPSPSIFRAAGHQRSRRATDDLESILVEFSSMFQSFTQGELQQVIGTLADRRAVQVGPQGRRTKRARKGLKPCSLREAVVSVSELGLGYNSDETLLFRYCSGRCFTHRRNYDVSLEHMKRTGVLGLGRQDRARHSPCCRPTTYEDDVSFLDNNNKYYTIHQVSARECSCV encoded by the exons ATGAGGTTATGGGCGTGTGCTGCCATCGCCTTCATGTTCTGCGGGACGGCGCTCTTCGACATCTTCACTAGAACTACAATTCCCACGGGCCCCAAGCACCTCCACTCCCGGGCTGTCCACTCTCCACAGAGGCAACCATCACCATCCATATTTCGAGCAGCTGGCCATCAGAGAAGCCGCAGGGCGACGGACGACCTGGAGTCTATCCTGGTGGAAT tctcaTCGATGTTCCAGAGCTTCACCCAGGGAGAGCTCCAGCAGGTTATTGGGACCCTGGCGGACAGGAGGGCGGTACAGGTCGGCCCACAGGGCCGCAGGACCAAGCGGGCCAGGAAGGGCCTGAAGCCATGCTCCCTGCGAGAGGCGGTGGTGAGCGTCAGCGAGCTGGGCCTCGGCTACAACAGCGACGAGACGCTGCTGTTCCGCTACTGCAGCGGGCGCTGCTTCACGCACCGCCGCAACTACGACGTGTCGCTGGAGCACATGAAGAGGACGGGCGTACTGGGCCTGGGCCGGCAGGACAGGGCGCGGCACAGCCCCTGCTGCCGGCCGACGACCTACGAAGACGACGTCTCCTTCCTGGACAACAACAACAAGTACTACACCATCCACCAGGTGTCGGCCCGGGAGTGCAGCTGCGTGTGA